A genomic segment from Glycine max cultivar Williams 82 chromosome 1, Glycine_max_v4.0, whole genome shotgun sequence encodes:
- the LOC100811739 gene encoding uncharacterized protein isoform X1, giving the protein MDCEDGAKKELQGVVVGVRKSKGFPLGGSGTSLASMEFLSMPQVQEVVLSADMQCEKCQKRVTDIIAKMNVETESVVINVLEKKVTLTFRLPSIGKVTTRKITHINNRNSLPKVAIIKRLFRSSRA; this is encoded by the exons ATGGATTGTGAAGATGGTGCTAAAAAGGAGCTTCAAGGAGTGGTTGTTGGTGTAAGAAAATCAAAGGGTTTTCCTCTTGGTGGGAGTGGGACTAGTCTAGCTTCTATGGAGTTCTTGTCCATGCCTCAG GTTCAGGAGGTTGTTCTCTCTGCAGACATGCAATGTGAGAAGTGCCAGAAGAGGGTTACTGACATTATTGCAAAAATGAATG TAGAGACAGAGTCTGTGGTGATTAACGTTTTGGAAAAGAAAGTAACACTTACTTTCAGATTACCATCAATAGGGAAAGTTACCACTCGGAAAATTACTCACATCAACAACAGGAATTCCCTCCCCAAAGTTGCCATCATCAAGCGATTATTTCGCTCTTCGCGTGCTTGA
- the LOC100811739 gene encoding uncharacterized protein isoform X2 — translation MDCEDGAKKELQGVVVGVRKSKGFPLGGSGTSLASMEFLSMPQVQEVVLSADMQCEKCQKRVTDIIAKMNGPVYSYKGSHQLN, via the exons ATGGATTGTGAAGATGGTGCTAAAAAGGAGCTTCAAGGAGTGGTTGTTGGTGTAAGAAAATCAAAGGGTTTTCCTCTTGGTGGGAGTGGGACTAGTCTAGCTTCTATGGAGTTCTTGTCCATGCCTCAG GTTCAGGAGGTTGTTCTCTCTGCAGACATGCAATGTGAGAAGTGCCAGAAGAGGGTTACTGACATTATTGCAAAAATGAATG GACCAGTTTATTCATATAAGGGTTCTCACCAGTTAAATTAA
- the LOC100813538 gene encoding uncharacterized protein: MSEKYCCMVMRINVDCNSCCRKLRRIILRMKAIENHMIEKQQRRVFVFGRFEPGDVAIKIKKKMNRRVEILEVQEMEGEAQNEGE; this comes from the exons ATGTCAGAAAAG TATTGTTGCATGGTCATGAGAATCAACGTTGACTGCAATTCTTGTTGCAGAAAATTAAGGAGGATCATTCTAAGGATGAAAG CGATAGAGAACCATATGATAGAGAAGCAGCAGCGCAGGGTATTTGTGTTTGGCAGATTTGAACCAGGGGATGTTgcaataaagataaagaaaaagatgaaccgAAGAGTTGAGATCCTTGAAGTTCAAGAAATGGAGGGTGAAGCTCAAAATGAAGGAGAATAG